The Streptomyces halobius genomic interval AACCACTACGAATCGCCCAAGATCACCGGCAAGCTGCTGCCCAGGACGGCCGACCAGCCCGACCGCGGCGCCACCAAGAGCACCTTCCGCGAGGTGCAGGACATCGTCGCCCAGGACCTGCCGGTCATCCCGATCTGGCAGGCCAAGCAGTACGCCGTCGCCCGCGACGGGATCTCCGGCCTGGAGTGGACGCTGGACGCCTCGACCGTCTTCCGGTTCTGGGAGATCAGCAAGGCATCCGACGTCTGACCGGACGCTACACACACGGCGGCGGGGCCGGTCCGGGGGATTCCCGGGCCGGCCCCGCCGCCGTCCGCGCCCGGCCGGGACGCTTCCCGGCCGCTTCGGGGCCCGCGCCGCCTACTGCGCGCCCGGACGCACCAGCCCGCTCTCGTACGCGTACACCGCGGCCTGCACCCGGTCGCGCAGCCCCAGCTTCGTCAGCACATGCCCCACATGTGTCTTGACCGTCGTCTCGCTCACGAACAGATCCGCGGCGATCTCCGCATTCGACAGCCCGCGCGCCACCAGCTTCAGCACCTCGACCTCGCGCTCGGTCAGCGTGTGCAGGGTGTCCGGCACCGGCTCCTCACCCGACGGCAGATGCCCCGCGTACTTGTCCAGCAGCCGCCGGGTGATGCTCGGCGCCAGCATCGCCTCACCCGCCGCCACCACGCGGATCGCCTGCACCAGTTCATTGGCCGGCGCGTCCTTCAGCAGAAAGCCGCTCGCCCCCGCGCGCAGCGCCTCCACCACATACTCGTCCAGATCGAACGTCGTCAGCACCAGCACCTTCGCCGGGCCGTCCTTCGCCGGGCCGGTGATCTGCCGGGTCGCCTCGACACCGTCCATCCGGGGCATCCGGATGTCCATCAGCACCACATCGGGCTGCAGCGCCCGAACCTGCTCCAGCGCCTGCAGACCGTCACCGGCCTCCCCGACGACCGCCAGATCCTGCTCGGCCTCCAGGATCATCCGGAATCCGGTACGCAGCAGGGGCTGGTCGTCGACCAGCAGGACACGGATGGCCACGAGCTCTCCTTCGATAGATCACCCCATTCTGCCCTGCTCCCCACCGGCCGTATCCGCCGGGCGGACCGGCAGCGGATACACCGGGGGAGTGCCGCCGAATTCCGGACAGTGCGCCTGGTGATCGCACCAGCCACAGAGCTTCGTCGGCCGCGGCCGCCAGTCACCGGTCTCCGTCGCCCGCTGGATCGCCTCCCACAGCGCCAGCAACTTCCGCTCCACGGCCCGGAGTTCACCCTCGCTCGGGTCGTACGTCAGCAGATCGCCGCTGCCCAGATACACCAGCTGCAACCGCCTGGGCACCACACCCCGCAGCCGCCACATCACCAGCGCGTAGAACTTCATCTGGAACAGGGCACCCTCCGCGTACTGCGGCCGCGGCGCCTTGCCCGTCTTGTAGTCGACGATCCGCACCTCGCCCGTCGGAGCGATGTCCA includes:
- a CDS encoding response regulator, with the translated sequence MAIRVLLVDDQPLLRTGFRMILEAEQDLAVVGEAGDGLQALEQVRALQPDVVLMDIRMPRMDGVEATRQITGPAKDGPAKVLVLTTFDLDEYVVEALRAGASGFLLKDAPANELVQAIRVVAAGEAMLAPSITRRLLDKYAGHLPSGEEPVPDTLHTLTEREVEVLKLVARGLSNAEIAADLFVSETTVKTHVGHVLTKLGLRDRVQAAVYAYESGLVRPGAQ